A single region of the Syntrophotaleaceae bacterium genome encodes:
- a CDS encoding PEP/pyruvate-binding domain-containing protein, producing MDINLVLENPLIMTYAKAYTAGINIVGAKAHRLAFLQSSGFMVPKGIVVTPQAFKENLGGNLDSQLYRDIEGFFVGCRHVIVRSSAADEDNACASYAGQYLSVICLNQANDIQKACEAVWESFSSETVKSYQESMSTSADSSRNMALLIQQLVPANSSGVCFTQDPLQMDKGRLVVINAVHGLGETLMREEDRADQYFYNASTDIISTAETGHQVYWRSVKAPERLCKLPNNLLGKSVLNDRQIREVAELGNSIRKLLGTDQDIEWAYGNDLLYLLQARPITAVCTNEKQSWTVWTRDNAADVIPDTVTPLTWSIVCGPVNSGFWSSLKGLGLPRVRDNYFEIFEGKVYLNQTAYKKIFSIERRPFFLAKTAIKYLLMMLKTPRAINLLIRSTNSIAINGESVLEQLRYELGQCMEVHIRTALLLELGFTVLRLIARRQCLTESNGLIDKLVTGLNEIASTAFSDALIKIADLVRKNEELCTSLQTAPHENVPYLLQQAGEAYSGVWADFMEKYGYVSLKEFELSIERWHEDPSYLGATLKRYLNQKEIIYVENKSYMNMVIRKQAELEIVKSVPRGLRLLTKYYIRHIQDCSIWRESMKQHIVKIMARMRSEILTYACQENVIPESDIFYYKLEELSIKKGTRNVVSAVPEDEILRRKADFERFCASKPWREIRISTKGQMLKVPNMTGHGHELRGLALSSGLYAGRARVVADPSQNINFEKGDVLVAPSTNPAWTPLFILAGAIVTDMGNYLSHGAIIARELGIPAVGNLYDATIRINDGQIVIVDGEKGIVMIETKTE from the coding sequence GTGGACATCAATCTTGTTTTAGAAAATCCTCTGATCATGACTTATGCCAAAGCCTATACTGCCGGTATAAATATTGTTGGGGCAAAAGCGCATCGACTTGCATTTCTACAAAGTTCAGGTTTCATGGTGCCAAAAGGAATTGTGGTCACACCCCAGGCCTTCAAGGAAAATCTTGGAGGCAATTTAGATTCTCAGCTGTATCGGGACATAGAAGGTTTTTTTGTAGGCTGCAGGCATGTAATCGTACGCTCCTCTGCTGCTGATGAAGATAATGCTTGCGCTTCATATGCCGGTCAGTATTTGTCGGTGATTTGTCTCAATCAGGCAAATGATATACAGAAGGCATGCGAAGCAGTGTGGGAATCGTTTTCCTCAGAAACTGTGAAGTCATATCAAGAATCGATGAGTACAAGTGCTGACTCATCCCGAAACATGGCTTTACTGATACAGCAGTTGGTCCCTGCCAATTCTTCAGGAGTCTGCTTCACCCAGGATCCGTTGCAGATGGACAAAGGGAGACTAGTGGTTATTAATGCAGTGCACGGACTTGGTGAAACGCTGATGCGCGAGGAGGATCGCGCTGACCAATATTTCTATAATGCCTCAACGGACATCATATCTACAGCTGAAACAGGACATCAGGTTTATTGGAGGTCCGTGAAGGCACCAGAGCGACTCTGTAAGTTGCCCAATAATTTACTAGGGAAAAGCGTATTAAACGACAGGCAAATAAGAGAGGTTGCCGAACTTGGCAATAGCATACGAAAATTGTTAGGGACCGATCAAGACATAGAATGGGCTTATGGCAACGATTTGTTGTACTTGCTACAGGCTCGCCCAATTACCGCAGTTTGTACTAATGAAAAACAGTCATGGACAGTGTGGACACGGGATAATGCTGCTGATGTCATTCCTGACACTGTCACACCCTTAACTTGGTCCATAGTGTGTGGTCCAGTAAATAGTGGATTCTGGTCTTCACTTAAAGGTTTAGGTCTGCCTAGAGTACGGGATAATTATTTTGAAATTTTTGAAGGGAAGGTCTATTTAAACCAGACTGCGTATAAAAAAATATTTTCAATAGAACGAAGACCTTTTTTTCTTGCAAAGACTGCTATAAAATATTTACTCATGATGTTAAAAACACCCCGCGCCATTAACTTATTGATTCGCAGTACCAATTCAATTGCGATAAATGGTGAATCAGTATTGGAACAACTTAGATATGAATTAGGTCAGTGCATGGAAGTTCATATTCGAACAGCACTTTTGCTGGAGTTGGGTTTTACAGTGCTCAGGCTGATTGCTCGTCGCCAATGTCTTACGGAATCAAACGGCTTAATTGATAAACTAGTTACGGGTCTAAATGAAATTGCCAGCACAGCATTCAGTGATGCCTTAATAAAAATTGCTGATTTAGTACGTAAGAATGAGGAATTATGTACGTCTTTGCAGACAGCCCCGCATGAAAACGTACCCTATCTGCTGCAGCAGGCAGGTGAAGCTTATTCAGGCGTATGGGCAGACTTTATGGAAAAGTACGGTTATGTATCTTTGAAAGAGTTTGAACTTTCGATTGAAAGATGGCATGAAGACCCCTCTTATTTAGGTGCAACTCTAAAACGTTACTTAAATCAGAAAGAGATAATATATGTCGAAAACAAGTCATATATGAACATGGTTATCAGGAAGCAGGCAGAGCTAGAAATAGTAAAGAGTGTGCCAAGAGGACTGAGACTTTTAACAAAGTATTATATCCGACATATTCAGGATTGTAGTATATGGCGCGAGTCGATGAAACAACACATTGTAAAAATAATGGCTCGTATGCGGTCTGAGATCCTGACATACGCTTGTCAAGAAAATGTAATACCGGAAAGCGATATTTTTTACTATAAGTTGGAAGAACTTTCCATCAAGAAAGGAACCAGAAATGTAGTTTCAGCGGTTCCCGAGGACGAAATACTTAGACGAAAGGCCGATTTCGAACGGTTCTGTGCAAGTAAACCCTGGCGGGAGATCCGAATCAGCACTAAAGGACAAATGTTGAAGGTTCCTAACATGACCGGTCACGGGCATGAGCTGCGCGGACTGGCACTGAGCAGCGGATTGTATGCTGGTCGTGCGCGGGTAGTGGCCGACCCTTCACAAAACATCAATTTTGAAAAGGGTGATGTGCTGGTAGCACCTTCAACGAATCCAGCTTGGACGCCCCTTTTCATCCTTGCAGGAGCGATTGTAACTGATATGGGGAACTACTTGTCGCATGGTGCTATCATAGCGAGAGAACTTGGAATACCCGCTGTTGGAAATCTTTATGACGCAACAATACGCATAAATGATGGACAAATAGTAATTGTTGATGGAGAAAAAGGAATTGTTATGATTGAAACTAAAACCGAATGA
- a CDS encoding glycosyl hydrolase, with amino-acid sequence MNRAIYFFSLIIGLVLSMTLSACIGSAVKSVADCPNRVKFEPPDGRVIHGLGQYVPFFYTEEENWKYVNEYREATGKTPLVYAVYVFLDPEADEYKQPNISEILNSSGTDYILNIGIILKSMHSLKNGKNDVASDKILKGDWDFRIVELAGIIKNIGQPVYLRPGFEFGSENSGFHSDPNLKPEEFKAIWSKLFNIFKENGTNNVAWVWNTVNPFVFDYMQWYPGDAYVDWWGINYFTLEQMKSSDHFLINAKKHNKPVMVCESSPIHNDGSANFKNWNDWYKPLFDKIAAYTQIKGFIYISDPWEKPGFWHDWADSRINNHSTDPEVRKNYMIEINGKQYIHLDEYLKDETIIMAGQS; translated from the coding sequence ATGAATAGGGCAATTTACTTTTTTTCTTTAATTATCGGTTTGGTACTCTCTATGACGCTAAGCGCCTGTATAGGGAGTGCCGTCAAATCGGTAGCTGATTGTCCCAATAGAGTAAAATTTGAACCTCCGGACGGCAGGGTGATACACGGCCTGGGCCAATATGTTCCATTTTTCTATACTGAAGAAGAAAACTGGAAATATGTCAATGAGTACCGGGAAGCCACCGGTAAAACGCCATTAGTGTATGCTGTCTATGTTTTTCTTGATCCTGAAGCAGATGAATATAAACAGCCAAATATCTCCGAAATTCTCAATAGTAGCGGAACTGATTATATTTTAAATATTGGAATTATCCTGAAAAGCATGCATTCATTGAAGAACGGAAAGAATGATGTAGCTTCTGACAAAATTCTTAAGGGTGACTGGGATTTTAGAATCGTCGAACTTGCTGGAATCATCAAGAATATAGGCCAGCCTGTATACTTAAGGCCCGGTTTTGAATTCGGAAGCGAAAACAGTGGCTTTCACTCAGATCCTAACCTGAAGCCAGAAGAGTTCAAAGCTATTTGGAGCAAACTTTTTAATATCTTTAAAGAGAATGGCACAAACAACGTCGCGTGGGTATGGAATACCGTAAATCCGTTCGTTTTTGATTATATGCAATGGTATCCTGGAGATGCCTATGTTGATTGGTGGGGAATTAATTACTTTACCCTCGAACAGATGAAGTCTTCTGATCATTTTTTAATTAATGCAAAAAAGCACAACAAGCCTGTCATGGTATGTGAATCCTCGCCTATTCATAATGATGGTTCGGCAAATTTTAAGAACTGGAATGATTGGTACAAACCGTTATTTGACAAGATCGCAGCATATACACAAATTAAGGGTTTTATCTATATTAGCGATCCTTGGGAGAAGCCGGGCTTCTGGCACGATTGGGCTGACAGCAGGATCAATAATCACTCCACAGATCCTGAAGTAAGGAAAAATTATATGATTGAAATTAATGGTAAGCAATATATTCATTTAGACGAATACTTAAAAGATGAAACTATTATTATGGCGGGGCAATCATAG
- a CDS encoding UbiA family prenyltransferase: MKEVKIFILRYLGWRNWSVLEYNSIIENLFIVFYIGFSREIDASHFIKNIIVFVLFSVSSTTYGYLVNDLADMELDAFQGKSNTFHGDSSRKAIVVVLFFAVLSILAGLNFTGNVIFVIFWLAWSLSATFYSLKPFRLKERGKTGLIIVVLAQRVLPILLLFAAFKFSAWIEVAVFTVYVLFRGLSSDLNHQLEDYENDAGTKTQTYAVTAGKERSRKLLRTSLEIEKILLLLVLALIYSSRQLPSFKGISAALPILVFYLALYVYSLLKGMKLTLEEINPFVSEKKHVFQFMHHGFPSVVLPLYMVLILTSLYWQFVVILVLLAAYRRLYSLQMILNSYPARLLKRIAPRRTL, translated from the coding sequence ATGAAAGAAGTAAAAATATTTATTTTAAGATATTTAGGCTGGAGAAACTGGTCAGTTTTAGAATATAATTCTATTATTGAAAATCTATTTATTGTCTTTTATATAGGATTCTCTCGGGAAATTGATGCATCACATTTTATAAAAAATATTATAGTTTTTGTCTTGTTCAGTGTTTCTTCAACTACTTATGGCTATCTTGTGAATGACCTGGCCGATATGGAACTTGATGCTTTCCAAGGCAAGAGCAACACTTTCCATGGAGACTCTAGTCGCAAGGCCATCGTTGTTGTTCTGTTTTTCGCTGTCCTCAGTATTCTGGCAGGACTCAATTTCACTGGTAATGTCATTTTTGTCATTTTCTGGTTGGCGTGGTCACTGAGTGCTACCTTCTACTCTTTGAAGCCATTCAGATTGAAGGAAAGAGGGAAAACAGGTCTCATCATCGTGGTGCTCGCCCAAAGGGTGTTACCAATCCTTCTTTTGTTTGCGGCATTCAAATTTAGTGCATGGATTGAGGTGGCAGTATTTACAGTTTATGTATTATTCAGGGGGCTGTCATCGGACCTTAATCATCAGCTTGAAGATTATGAGAATGATGCAGGCACTAAGACCCAGACTTATGCAGTCACCGCAGGTAAGGAACGGTCGCGGAAATTGCTCAGGACGTCATTGGAGATTGAGAAAATCCTTCTGCTCCTTGTTCTTGCCCTCATATATAGCAGTCGCCAGTTGCCGAGCTTCAAAGGTATTTCAGCCGCTTTGCCTATACTTGTATTCTACCTTGCACTTTATGTTTACAGTCTATTGAAAGGTATGAAACTCACCTTGGAAGAGATTAACCCTTTCGTTTCTGAAAAAAAGCATGTATTTCAGTTCATGCATCACGGATTCCCGTCGGTTGTTCTTCCGCTTTATATGGTGCTTATTCTCACGTCTCTATACTGGCAATTTGTTGTAATCCTCGTCTTGTTGGCTGCTTACAGAAGATTGTATTCATTGCAGATGATTTTGAACAGCTATCCTGCAAGATTGCTGAAGAGGATTGCTCCACGCAGAACCCTTTGA
- a CDS encoding polyprenyl synthetase family protein — protein sequence MEKMMAEFLRMKDYVDLSLAEYIPNREPLLNVLVESINYTLYSGGKRVRPIFSLIVGEMFGVPMERMKSLACSVEMIHTASLIMDDLPHMDDAAVRRGKTANHLLYGQDVASLASIALLTRAYEVVLADPDLPADKKVLVVEKLANTVGLDGLVGGQFVDLKFANETINKTVVEYIYIHKTASLFVASGTTAAIIGNAEDVQIRALETYAENLGSAFQIFDDLLNTEGNEQEMGKSLHANEKNYVTLHGVAESKKAAQEHVEKAIKAISIFEGKNAKLIALCKMLMKRKS from the coding sequence ATGGAAAAAATGATGGCAGAGTTTCTTCGCATGAAGGATTACGTTGACCTTAGCCTTGCAGAGTATATTCCGAACCGGGAACCCCTGCTGAATGTATTGGTTGAGTCCATCAACTATACCCTCTATTCAGGGGGTAAAAGGGTAAGGCCAATATTCAGCCTTATTGTTGGGGAGATGTTCGGAGTACCCATGGAAAGGATGAAGTCCCTTGCCTGCTCAGTTGAAATGATCCACACTGCTTCATTAATCATGGATGATCTGCCACATATGGACGATGCGGCCGTCAGAAGAGGTAAAACCGCCAATCACCTTCTCTATGGTCAGGATGTCGCTTCTTTGGCAAGCATTGCACTATTGACAAGGGCATATGAGGTGGTTTTGGCGGATCCGGATCTTCCGGCGGACAAGAAGGTTCTCGTCGTGGAGAAGCTTGCGAACACGGTGGGCCTCGATGGACTGGTAGGAGGGCAGTTCGTTGACCTGAAATTCGCAAACGAAACCATCAACAAGACGGTTGTTGAATATATTTACATTCATAAAACAGCGTCACTTTTTGTGGCCTCGGGAACAACGGCAGCTATTATCGGAAACGCCGAAGATGTGCAGATTCGGGCGCTCGAAACATATGCCGAGAATCTGGGTTCAGCATTCCAGATTTTCGATGACCTTCTCAACACCGAAGGAAATGAGCAGGAGATGGGAAAATCTTTGCACGCCAATGAAAAAAATTATGTGACTCTTCATGGTGTTGCCGAATCGAAAAAAGCTGCTCAGGAACACGTTGAAAAAGCGATCAAGGCGATCAGCATTTTCGAAGGTAAAAATGCAAAACTAATCGCTTTGTGTAAAATGCTGATGAAACGGAAGTCTTAA
- a CDS encoding glycosyltransferase has translation MISVIIPSYNSENTIELCLQSLINQSWDVEYEIILVDSSVDRTPEIVAACTFERFTYIHLNKKTDPGTARNIGIGRAKGDIFAFIDSDCIAAPDWLERIALAHESSFKVVGGVVYSANDEKDLVALAGYLAEFREFLPGQQSRTVGHIPTCNISYKRSVFEDHGLFDGRYYPQEDLVFNYHLVCKGEKILLDPSIGVSHHHRSSFSGFLAHQQRIGKITSRVLRIVDLEGSFIVKNPYLGVLFLPLLPLVKFAKTVGVFLRRRPGLIIRRPLALIYLCIGLTYWIRGFAQGMYEKPLH, from the coding sequence ATGATATCCGTCATAATACCATCATATAACTCGGAAAATACTATCGAGCTCTGTCTCCAATCCTTGATCAATCAATCGTGGGACGTGGAGTACGAAATTATTCTTGTTGACAGCTCTGTTGACAGAACCCCTGAAATAGTTGCGGCTTGCACCTTTGAACGATTCACCTACATTCACCTCAATAAAAAAACCGACCCGGGAACGGCGAGAAACATTGGTATTGGCAGAGCAAAGGGTGACATCTTCGCCTTCATCGATTCGGACTGCATCGCAGCTCCTGACTGGCTGGAACGAATCGCTCTGGCGCATGAATCTTCCTTCAAGGTTGTTGGGGGGGTCGTGTATAGTGCCAACGATGAAAAGGATCTGGTAGCCCTTGCCGGCTATCTTGCAGAATTTCGTGAATTCCTTCCTGGTCAACAAAGTCGTACCGTGGGGCATATCCCTACCTGCAATATCTCGTACAAGCGATCAGTCTTCGAGGACCATGGTTTGTTTGATGGTCGCTACTATCCTCAGGAGGATTTGGTATTCAACTACCATCTGGTCTGTAAGGGAGAGAAGATTCTGCTCGATCCATCAATTGGGGTCTCCCACCATCATAGATCAAGTTTCTCTGGATTCTTGGCCCATCAACAGAGGATCGGGAAAATTACTTCAAGGGTTTTAAGGATTGTTGATCTGGAAGGCTCATTCATTGTCAAAAATCCCTATTTGGGTGTCCTGTTTCTGCCCTTGCTCCCTCTAGTCAAGTTTGCGAAGACTGTTGGTGTGTTTCTTCGTCGGCGTCCCGGTCTTATCATCAGGAGACCTTTGGCGCTTATATATCTGTGTATTGGACTTACCTACTGGATTCGGGGTTTTGCCCAAGGAATGTATGAAAAACCGCTTCACTAG
- a CDS encoding methyltransferase domain-containing protein has product MHILNAWPDYFENGHEGMGTTYERFVLHTHFQKLVRNHEIESVIEAPSFGMTGISGINSMWWSAQGIPVTVVDHNMERLKLIGQAWEEAGLSVHPAWTPEEYSRLPFGDKTFDMGWNFASLIFIENIEPILLELVRVTKKLIFFCIPNCHNPFVARRIKNHRREEGLYYENADREKIVRLMSDLGWTERGNGTLDAPPWPDIAMNKEDMLRRVGMAKLARLMEKQRESRMCILDYFSGRNRSMEHDVLRYSFLENLPEIIKKYWAHHQYFFFLPSNVINKVAS; this is encoded by the coding sequence ATGCATATTTTAAACGCCTGGCCAGACTATTTCGAGAACGGCCATGAAGGTATGGGTACAACCTACGAACGTTTCGTATTGCACACCCATTTTCAAAAATTGGTCAGAAATCATGAAATTGAAAGTGTAATTGAAGCACCTTCGTTCGGAATGACCGGGATTTCCGGGATCAACAGTATGTGGTGGTCCGCGCAGGGGATTCCAGTAACAGTGGTTGACCATAATATGGAGAGGCTAAAATTGATTGGTCAGGCCTGGGAAGAAGCAGGTTTATCGGTTCACCCTGCATGGACTCCAGAGGAATATTCAAGGCTGCCTTTTGGTGACAAAACTTTTGATATGGGCTGGAATTTTGCCTCCCTCATTTTTATTGAAAATATTGAGCCCATTCTTTTGGAACTGGTGCGGGTGACCAAAAAATTGATCTTTTTTTGTATCCCCAACTGTCATAATCCTTTTGTTGCAAGACGTATCAAAAATCATAGAAGAGAAGAAGGTCTGTATTATGAAAATGCTGACCGAGAGAAAATAGTTCGCCTGATGTCGGACCTTGGCTGGACGGAAAGGGGGAATGGCACCCTTGATGCGCCCCCGTGGCCCGATATTGCCATGAATAAGGAGGATATGCTCAGGAGGGTCGGCATGGCGAAACTTGCCCGATTGATGGAAAAACAACGCGAAAGCCGTATGTGTATTCTTGATTATTTCAGCGGGAGAAACAGGTCCATGGAGCATGATGTGTTACGGTACTCTTTTCTTGAGAATCTGCCGGAGATTATAAAAAAATACTGGGCCCATCATCAATACTTTTTTTTCTTGCCCAGCAACGTTATTAACAAGGTTGCCTCATGA
- a CDS encoding NAD(P)-dependent oxidoreductase produces MTASLSTVLLTGATGFIGFHVACSLARDTGFQVICIVRKKHNEDRINALKRIGVLIREGCFFDQSLLEEIFKDFHVQYVVHLAAVRGAGAGKEEEYRRINEVGTEVLLQQSVKAGVQRFLYCSSVGVFGTVPSLIPAGIETALKGDNLYHQSKIRAEDMVKKFSSKGIDICIVRPTITYGSGDNGFPATLIRLVQKKRFLLCSRDVKIHLLDVTYLSELIRCLLKKERLKSSIYIAADGAPVSLKDLVNIIHRNKHGKDYPSYLSMPGILFDCAVSIFKMLKFEKWLVRILLISRSWYYDTSIVRDECIELIPPDTKKKFLAKNM; encoded by the coding sequence ATGACAGCTTCTCTCAGCACGGTCCTGCTTACCGGTGCCACTGGTTTCATAGGTTTCCACGTTGCCTGCAGTCTGGCGAGGGACACGGGCTTTCAGGTCATCTGTATTGTGCGCAAAAAACATAATGAAGACAGAATTAACGCACTCAAAAGGATCGGTGTCCTCATAAGGGAGGGATGCTTCTTCGACCAGTCTCTTCTGGAGGAAATCTTTAAGGATTTTCATGTGCAGTACGTTGTTCATCTTGCCGCTGTAAGGGGGGCAGGAGCAGGTAAAGAAGAGGAATACAGAAGAATCAATGAAGTCGGGACGGAAGTGTTGCTTCAACAAAGCGTGAAGGCAGGGGTGCAAAGATTTTTGTATTGCAGCTCAGTAGGGGTTTTCGGAACTGTACCCAGCCTAATTCCCGCTGGAATCGAGACCGCACTTAAAGGTGATAATCTCTATCATCAGTCCAAGATAAGAGCGGAAGACATGGTGAAAAAATTTTCTTCCAAGGGTATTGATATTTGCATTGTGAGACCCACCATTACTTACGGATCCGGGGATAATGGCTTCCCTGCAACACTCATACGCCTTGTCCAAAAAAAACGTTTCCTTCTGTGCTCGAGAGATGTGAAAATCCATCTTCTCGACGTAACGTATCTGTCTGAACTTATCCGTTGCCTTTTGAAAAAGGAACGCTTGAAAAGCAGCATTTATATTGCCGCCGACGGGGCTCCAGTTTCTCTAAAAGACCTTGTGAATATAATTCATCGGAATAAGCATGGAAAAGATTATCCTTCCTATCTTTCAATGCCAGGAATACTGTTCGATTGCGCAGTATCAATATTTAAAATGTTGAAATTCGAAAAATGGCTTGTTCGGATTTTATTGATTAGCCGTAGCTGGTACTACGATACAAGTATAGTTAGAGATGAGTGTATTGAGCTGATACCTCCTGACACCAAAAAAAAATTTTTGGCAAAAAATATGTAA
- a CDS encoding radical SAM protein, producing MSLTISPSFRCNSSCRTCNVYKKDSAEISVEEWKKVFLSLGKSPFWITISGGEPFLNDKLGDIACLFYNICRPSIINIPTNGLLVSKIPDVVRRIGTHCCDSAVVVNVSIDALGPFNDDIRGVHGSYDKAIESILALKSLQLPNLSVGIHTVISRFNVEEIPSIYKTLRALNADSYITEIAEERVELDTIGACISPDSDLYFEAADFLVNQLQKEHFSRLGKITRIFRIEYYHLIKRILRERRQVIPCYAGFASAQIAPDGDVWGCCIRAESMGNLKNVNFDFKKIWFGERAEQIRGSIKAGECHCPLANAAYTNMLHDPRSLLRVLSNLVGGR from the coding sequence ATGAGTTTGACAATCAGCCCGAGCTTTCGCTGTAATTCGAGTTGCAGAACATGTAATGTTTATAAAAAAGATAGCGCCGAGATTTCTGTTGAAGAATGGAAAAAGGTTTTTTTAAGTCTGGGAAAGTCGCCTTTCTGGATAACAATCAGTGGCGGAGAGCCGTTTCTTAACGATAAATTAGGCGACATAGCTTGTCTTTTCTATAATATTTGCAGACCATCAATTATCAATATTCCTACTAATGGTTTGCTTGTTTCAAAAATTCCCGATGTTGTACGTCGAATTGGCACACATTGTTGTGACAGTGCAGTTGTCGTGAATGTTTCCATTGATGCATTAGGACCTTTCAACGACGATATTCGAGGAGTTCATGGAAGTTACGATAAAGCCATTGAAAGTATCCTGGCCTTGAAGTCACTACAGTTGCCCAATTTGTCCGTTGGAATTCACACCGTTATTTCAAGGTTCAATGTAGAGGAAATCCCCTCAATTTATAAAACTCTGAGGGCCTTGAATGCTGACTCCTATATCACCGAGATTGCAGAGGAGCGTGTTGAACTCGATACCATTGGAGCCTGTATCTCACCAGATAGCGATCTCTATTTCGAGGCCGCAGACTTTCTTGTCAACCAACTCCAGAAAGAACATTTTTCCCGCCTGGGCAAGATCACCCGTATTTTCCGCATAGAGTATTACCATCTAATCAAACGCATTTTAAGGGAACGTCGACAGGTGATTCCTTGTTACGCAGGGTTTGCCTCCGCACAGATAGCGCCGGACGGTGATGTATGGGGGTGTTGTATCCGGGCAGAGAGCATGGGGAACCTTAAAAACGTTAATTTTGACTTCAAGAAGATATGGTTCGGGGAACGGGCCGAACAGATTCGTGGGTCGATCAAAGCTGGTGAATGCCATTGCCCCCTGGCCAATGCTGCCTACACGAACATGCTCCACGACCCGCGGTCACTGCTAAGGGTTTTAAGCAATCTTGTGGGGGGGCGATGA